In Oscarella lobularis chromosome 5, ooOscLobu1.1, whole genome shotgun sequence, the genomic window ttttgtttccGCACTGCATCGAATGGCTGCACGGAGACTTacgaaattttattttagtacGCTTTAGTGTTATTATTCCGTCTATACTCAAAAGAGGCTAAGGGCGTATGCATgcgttcgattttttccCGGGGTCGCAGAGCGGTCACGAGATCTGCGCGCACACCTTCGGGGGGCCATGTCGTCTCGCGTCCAGCTAAAAGTCGTCCTTCTCGGTCAGATGGACTGCGGCAAAACGTGTCTAGTGACTCGATACATGAGCGGCACGTTTCTTCCTCGATCTCAAACGGTAGAGCGGGGCTCCTTTCGGGGATGAGACGTCGCCATCTCGTTTCACCTCACTAGACAATCGGAGCGGCGTTTTGTCAACGAAACGTGCGCGTAAGACAGCGCAACATCGTCGTAGGAATATGGGTAAGAAGATCACAGCTCAATTACGTCACGACGACCTCCTTTCCTCTCGAACAAAGGACACAGCGGGAATGGAACAATTTCGATCGATGAGTTCTCAATATTATAGGGGAGCTAAAGCAGCAGTAGTCTGCTACGGTCAgtggaaaagagaaaatagacCGTTTATgtacttatttatttatttgctcATTCTAGATGTGACCGTTGGCGAGAGTTTTGGCGACGCTCGGTTTTGGATTAAAGAAGTGCAGAAGAGCGAACCAGTAGGAGAGTAGCTGTAGGATaggattatttaattaaatgcatgctgtcttttttttgaagaactGCAAGGTGTACCTGTGCGGATGCAAGGTCGACTTGGTGAGAAACGGCGAGAAAAGACGCGAAGTAGATGAGCACAACGCAGCT contains:
- the LOC136187614 gene encoding ras-related protein Rab-24-like; its protein translation is MSSRVQLKVVLLGQMDCGKTCLVTRYMSGTFLPRSQTTIGAAFCQRNVRVRQRNIVVGIWDTAGMEQFRSMSSQYYRGAKAAVVCYDVTVGESFGDARFWIKEVQKSEPNCKVYLCGCKVDLVRNGEKRREVDEHNAADFAEEYETTFTETSSKTGENVDKLFLKIVEDYADLLPSLEEDESAVTALEESNKSAFSKCPC